The Sediminitomix flava genome includes a window with the following:
- a CDS encoding serine aminopeptidase domain-containing protein: MGDIKIKKLDGAECICLLVHGMNNSTEALSPLSEHLQKMLKAHMLIVQLSGHEQKVLMAGKIKRNFWEEDLVQAYEQIEEFQYEHIFEERLPVYFFGYSLGGLLQLLLQMEHPDLKVDKQIFFAPACFLRTNIVRLDSLPQILDSLPIPSLAPDRVRNTYFVPFQFYRFLFESVKEFELRTDEIPNTPTLVFCNPEDEAISIKKAHSFIDQPHLSNWKLEQVHAVGKTKRKKWQHLIIDPETMGDSEWDRMMKLILDFLGQNQLPSE, encoded by the coding sequence ATGGGAGATATAAAAATAAAAAAACTAGATGGAGCTGAGTGTATCTGCTTATTGGTTCACGGGATGAACAACAGTACAGAGGCACTCAGCCCTCTTTCTGAACATCTTCAAAAGATGCTCAAAGCACATATGCTTATTGTTCAGCTATCTGGTCATGAGCAAAAAGTATTGATGGCTGGAAAAATCAAAAGAAATTTTTGGGAAGAAGACCTCGTACAAGCCTATGAGCAAATCGAAGAATTCCAATATGAGCATATTTTTGAAGAGCGTTTACCTGTTTACTTTTTTGGATATTCATTAGGAGGCTTACTTCAATTATTACTACAAATGGAACATCCAGACCTTAAAGTGGATAAACAGATCTTTTTTGCACCCGCTTGTTTTTTGAGAACTAATATTGTTCGCCTAGATTCACTTCCTCAAATTTTAGACAGTTTACCCATACCAAGTCTTGCTCCAGATAGAGTTAGAAATACTTATTTTGTTCCTTTTCAATTTTACCGTTTTCTATTCGAGTCTGTAAAAGAGTTTGAACTGAGAACCGACGAGATTCCTAATACTCCTACCCTTGTTTTTTGTAATCCCGAAGATGAAGCAATAAGTATAAAGAAAGCCCACAGCTTTATCGATCAACCTCATCTCAGCAATTGGAAACTGGAACAAGTACATGCAGTTGGTAAAACAAAGCGAAAAAAATGGCAACACTTGATTATAGACCCTGAAACTATGGGAGATTCTGAGTGGGATAGAATGATGAAGTTAATACTTGACTTTTTAGGTCAAAA